GATTCAATTAACAGTGCCTTCCTAATGCTCCTTTTCTTCTTAGCTGTCACCAAACATGGAGTGTATTCCCTGTGTGTACAAAGATCCCAAGACTGCCAAActgcaaaaaccaaaaatcactCTCAGCATTTCCTACAGGGGCTTGGTCCTGATCACCACAGCTAATCTCACTTTACAAGCTCTACTCTTAATCCTTTGACATTACAATCAAGGCAGGCCAGCAGGCCAGCCTATTCCCCAGTACCTCTGCACCCAATGAGTTGCCATCCAGACACTGGAAAGTCCAACCTGAAATGTATTCTGAATCTGTTTTCCTCTAAGGACAGAGAGAAATGATATCCCATTCTGATTTCAAGGGAAATAAGCAATccactgactttttaaaaatacttatttttacgtatgaatgttttatctgcatgtatgtcttaatgccagaagagggcatcagttctctATAactatagatagttatagtgcaccatgtggttgctgggaattgaattcaggacatctgcaagagcagccaatatgttcttaaccacagagctatctctccagctccctataCACAGACTACTTACAAGGACTGCCTGTTAAGGCACTTTCAAGCATTTTCTACCAGTTTTATAGAAACCTCTGAAGTCTGAATAAACATCCAAGTCCTACCATGTTATACTGTGCTGCTAACTTCTAGAGCTCTATCATGAATGTAAATGGTATCAACACCACCTCAGGTCAACCATTAGATAAAAAGTTTTCAAGGACAGCCACCAGACCATTATCCTGAATTGCAGCTTTCAGTTCACGGAACGTCATTTGGATTTACATCCCAAAGTATGTAGACCACTAGAAACTGCAGTCCTGGACTTTTACCTCTTTTGGGAAGGATACCAAAAATGACCAGACAATCTTTAGACACCTGTCCCACTTTAAAAAATTCTGCTCTGGCTGTAGGCCCAGTCATCCCCCCCCCACCTGgatgcggggtgggggtgggccgACAAACTACATCCTCACCAGGTACaagttgggattttttttgtatttgatcTGGTGTGTCCTTTAGAATACACTGGATACACGAACAATACACTCTTTGTAGGGTGCAGGGCTGGTATGTGTGGCAGCAGGACACATTGGCAACTTTGTTAGGATCAGAACAACTATTTAGGAAAACAGACTCCAAACAAAATCTGAATCCTCCCAAATCACAACACTACATTCCTGAGACCTGAGGAGGTCTTAAGGACTTGAGAATGCAAACCTAATTCAACTTCACATGGCCAGCCAAGAACCAACCCAATTTTCAGAGACATTAGAGAACAGGATATCCCCCTAATCTTTCTGACCCATTCCATGACAACTGGCATACTTAAGACTTCCccgtagacagggtttctccgtggaaCAGTCCTGgatattctggaactagctcttgtagactaggctggcctcgaactcagagatccgtctgcgtctgcctcctgagtgctgggattaaaagcatgcaccaccaccaccgaggCCACCCTGCAATCCATTCTTAACTGCTCCCTCTGCTGCAGCTGTTTCCTATCCTTTGTTGAGTGGACACATTGAGAGTTGAGCCCAGCATGCTATCAGGGCCTTCCTGTACCTGCCAGTCTGAAGGCACAAGTTTTCCTCTTTTCCAAGCTCAGTGACAACTCTCTGAGCTACACCTGTATCTAAACTCCCTTTTGGCTGTGAAAGTGGGCTCTGAAATACTGCCTTTCTCTGTCCAGGGAACAATGAAGAGTGATAGAAAGGCCTAGCCTAAATAGAGAGAAACGGGACGGCACTTCACGTTCTGTTCTCCTGCATTTGTTccaaggaaaacagaagggaCAAGAACTGCAAAGCCGTATCAAATCCTACTTGTCAAGCCAATGTGTCAAAGAATTCAACTAAGATGTCAAATTAATTACATAAAGCTGAGCTGGCTTTTCCCTGTAGTTAGAAAGGCTATCTTACTTTTCTTGAGTCTCTTCAGATCTTTCCTGATGTTCCCCAGGGGTTCCAGTCCTGTAATCCAGTACTTGGGTGgtgaacacagaagaaaacagtgaTACACACTGAGTTGGAGTCTACCTTGGATACATGAGGGAGAGGCAGATAGGATGACATCTGGCAGTAACCAATCTGCCAACCCCTTCCTCTTTGCAtttatctttaatcccagcacttggggggcagatgTTCTTGGTTCCTGGTTTGGGGCTGTATGTAGCTCCGTTAGGTAGAGGACTCACCTGACatacacaaaaccctgggttcaaatACCAAAGCCATGAGCTCCTTTGTTATCATTCTGTGCCTAACTCATGTactttgtgggatttttttcactTCTGATCCTTATACAGGAATGCATGGAACAGTACTGCTCCAAATTCTGGATCAActatcattaataaaaaaaaaaaaagagaggaaaggccAAAATCACAGATAACCTTTTTAACTTGTTCAGGGCCATGCAGGCTCAAAGCAGTGGAGGCAAGACTCCAGCGTCAAGTGCCACTTCAGGCCAGTGTtagaaaaagggaggaaaagccaggcagtggtggtgcacacctttaatcctagcactcagaaggtagaggcaggcgggaTCTGAGTTCAGCAgagtctactgagcaagttccaggacagtcggggctacacagagaaacaaaacaaaacaaagagtagAAATCATACTGAGACTTTTGGGCAGTTAAGAGCTCAGCTCCTTGGTAAATGGGAAGTCTAATACAAGCCAATATATTATATAGTGAGACTCATATCTAAGACAGAGAGCAAGCAAAAAAGACTTTTTAGGTTATAGTTTTCAAAAAGTCAAGGAGAGAACACAAACTCATTTTCTCTGCCCGCTCCATCTTTGGAATACAGATAATGTCCTTACTCCTGCCCTCACAATTCCTGGGTTTACTAATTAACAAAGCAACAAAGAATGAAGTCAGATGATGTAAACCACCCCCATTCCAGTCACTGGAGATGCTAGGGTAAGACTACTATGCCCATGAATTGAGAGATCAGCTTGGGCCACACATCAAGACCTGGCATTTGTCCCTCTTGCCTCAAAAAAGGCTCATAGACAAGCTCTTTTTCCTAGTAGCTGACACCTGCTTTATAAACATGGTATATATCAGCAATCCTAGAGCTTTAGTGAAGACTTGGGCTTTTCCTGGCACAAGCAGGACTGCTGGGTAAATGTGCTTACTATAGTAATAACTGGCAAGTGAGACACTTCTGGCAACACTGAATGTTGTTACCTTCCTCACTGCACCAACACAATAGGGTGAGGCATATTTCTTAAGATTAATCACAGAGAACAATGCTGTTTCTAAAAGAATTCCAGATAATAAATATCTTAAACTTTTTGGGCTGCTTTATTTTCACAGATAGTtttgagagagagtgtgtgtacgcgcgcgccATGTGTGCAAGTGGCAGTGcaggaattggttttctccatcttttgacttcttggggatcaaacacaggtcaaCCAGCTTGGCAGCAACTGCTTTCATCTACTcagacaatatatttttatttatttttattttttcaaggcagggtttctgcGTGTAGTctttgctatcctggaacttactatgtagaccaggctggccttgaactcagagatccacctctgccttttatcactactgcccagctatatttttatattttaacaaaggTTTCAAATTCAAATCAAAGAGTATCTTACACTAAAGAAGACAGAACCAGTCTGAAACAGGATTATAACATTCGTACAGCTTTCTCTCTgtagaaggggctggagaaatggctcagaggttaagagcactggctgctcttccaggggtcctgacttcaattcccagtaaccacatggtggctcacagccatctataatgagctctggtgccctcttctggcatgcaagcatacatgaaaggaatgttgtatacataataaatctttttttaaaaaaatgagaagagccaggcggtggtggcgcacgcctttaatcccagcactcgggaggcagaggcaggcggatctctgtgagttcgagaccagcctggtctacaagagctagttccaggacaggctccaaaaccacagagaaaccctgtctcgaaaaaccaaaaataaataagtaaaaaataaaaaaatgagaagataGCTCAGATGCAGAGCacttagcatgtacaaggccccaGGTTCAAAAAAGGTTGTACAACAAAGTACCATAAAAGGAAAGCTAGAAATAATGGTTGAACAGTTATGTCTTAGGAACTAAGCAATGCATAAAAGGGGGAGGCACAAGCCAACAAGACGGCTCAGTAAATAAAGGTGCCTCCTACCTAGTGTGACAACTTGAGCCACACAGGTGGCAGGAGAGACTCTCAAAGTCATTCTTTGACCAACACAAGTGTGCCACGGTGCAtacaccaagcatgcatgtacacacataaaattaaaatgtcattaaaatattttaatgtaaaaagaaaaaaggactaaGCATTGGTTTCAAGTAATCGCATAACTGCTAACAGTCTCCAGTGAAAGACAAACCACCTAAGATTCTTGTCAACTAAAAATGACTAAACTTAGTTCATTTAAGTGAAGACACATTTACATTCACAAAAGCAACTGTTTACTACCTATTGcattactttttattaaaaagcatCTTGCACTTCAGGATGTCTGTTTTCTGAGTTTTGCCATACACTTTAATGCTAAAGATTAAATTACTTTTTACATGCAAGTAGTGTCTTTCCCCATGTAGGAACAATGATGATAAAAAGATGACATACCACATGAAGTAAGtgtcatttttaattgaaaagctaACAAATGTCTAGTTACAGCCTCTTGAAAAGCTAAGAAATGTCGAGGTACAGCCCTCCTCCCAAACCAAAATGGGTAGTAAACTaaatctctaggcaacatattcaaagctgagattaaaaattaaaggggagGCGGATAAGACAAAACAAGTCCTCAGATCCAATTAAGAGAGCCCAGCTGTATACAAGCTTACCAGCAGCAAAGAGGCTGGAACACATCTTAACAACCCCACTTGCAACATTGACTTCAAGTTCCCTTGTTCCAGTTTCCAACTCATGAACAAAGATCATGTTTTATTAATTCTATTTCAGAATACTTCTCATAAGTTGTTTTATTTACAATGCCAACTTTCAAAGGCTCACTGAAGTTAACTGGACAATGAACTAGGCAGAAATCACTTTACAGAAAGAGGGAAAGCCCAAAATGCCACTTTCCACAGAGAACCCAAAAGTTCAGTTTTATTCAGAatactgaaaaaaacaaaaacaaaagaactttagCTCATAGAAGAAACTCAGCCATAGGTCAGATCTGTACTGGAACTACACATGCAGTGAGGACGAGACTGCGTTTGTCTACTGTTCTAATATTAACAATTATAAACAGAGCAGTGCAACTAGCATGTGGAACAACCCTTCTAGTGTTACAGTGTCAGGCACAGCACTTCACTTCTCTTCACACCACTGGTTCTCTTTGCGTACCTAGAAGAGACAGACAAGGAAGTACCTTGAGTGGTTTTCTGAGATGGCTATACTGTACCATCAGTAGTCTCTGTGATGTGAGAAGGGCAGGTGGAAAGCTGGGAAAATACCAGGCTAATTAAGAGTAGACTTGATTCCCACTGTCAAACAGCAAACACAACTAGGAGCTGTAGTCCCACTCTCTAAACTGGCAAGCACACTAAACTCATCCAATCTTGTATTATCAGGCTCCACTTTGTAAAGCCAACAATTAGGACGTTTGTCCTAAACGtcctaggtaaaaaaaaatctataatctGGTAATGAAGAACCCCAAATCCATTTTtcttgagatggctcagcagttaagagaacttgactgcttttccagagatccTAACTTTAATCTtcaatacccacatggtggctcacaaccatctgtaatgggattaGATTCCTTCTTCTGGTCTGTATGAAGACagagcattcatatacataaaatacacacaaaattaaatcgTTCAAGAGGCTGGacatgactcagaggttaagaatgctGTTTTCATTTAGTTCCTgccccacaaccacctgtaactctaactccaggggattcaatgccctcttccggccaccatgctcacacacatgaataaaaaaaaaagtcttcaaaagAACAGTATCTTCTAAGTACTCAGATTCAGAGACAGACCAGAAGTAATAAGAAGAGGTATACATTATCCCTCTGTATCAAGACTTTTTTTGttactgggttttgttttctcagccctggatgtcctgaaactcacagcttgcctcagtcttccaagtgctgagagcaAAGGCATGTGCCTTCACACCTGGTTGCTATCAAGGCATTTAAAAGGCATCCTAGGTAAGTGCACCAATAAGCCCCAGTCCTAGCTCTAGCCCAAGACTTCATGATAggcatccttttttcttttatgttactGAGGTTCAGTGTCCTTTTAAAATGTTAtcaaaaagccgggcggtggtggcgcacgcctttaatcccagcactcgggaggcagaggcaggcggatctctgtgagttcgagaccagcctggtctacaagagctagttccaggacaggctccaaaaccacagagaaaccctgtctcgaaaaaccaaaaaaaaaaaaaaataaataaaaaaataaaatgttatcaaAAATACCTGGGCCTCTTCCTCTTCAGTAAAGTCATTTTTGATATTGAAGGTTTTACGAATCTCCTCAGGAGTTTTCCCCTTAATCATATTGGCCACAGTCTTGCATGTGACATCAAGCAAACCTTTGATGTCTAAGTAGTTTGCAGCCTGTAAATGACAGATGGTTTTTAGTCATGTGTACTGAACATTTGCGTGATTAACAATCTACATTGAGTTTAAAATGATACATCTTTTAATGAATTCTATGAAATTCTCTGCCCTTTAATACTAATTACTTTTAATTAACTTCATCTTTCACTAATTTTCCTCTTATATACTGCTTTACATTTATCCcagattttaattgttttatctCAATTCAGTTAAGAATactaattaaaaattattctttaggggctggagagatggctcagaggataagagcaccggctgttcttctggaggtcccgagttcaattcccagcgaccacatagtggctcacaaccatctgtaatgagacctggtgccttccttgccagcattgtatgcttaataaataaataaacctttaaaaaaattattctttagcTTATAAATAACTAGGAAATTActgaattttcaaatatttgtaattttttttccagattttattttgagacaaggtctcactatatatccctaaatgtcctaaaacttgctatgtagaccaggctgacctcaaattcagagctcAATCTGCCTTTACCTTCTGTATTCtgtatgggattaaaggtatgcaccaccatacccagctttagACATTTTTTATGTTTCTATCACTGAGGTCAGATAAGATACTTTGTATTACTTGAATACTTTTAAATCTGAGCTTTTTATGGTCCACAACTTGGTCTATCTTGACCAGAATTTATATGGCTGTTATTAAATGTAAGAGACTACATGCCAATTAAGACAAGTTGTTCAACAGTGTTTCTGAACTGGTTTTCTGTCCACTTATCATAATTACTGAGAAATAGTAACGAAATTTCTATGACTGAACAACTGTGTCTTGAcctttgtgttttactttttccACTTTTTGAAGATCTGCTTCTAGGTAGGTGTTTATAACTATATACTCTTAACGAATTAATCCCCTTATCATTATGAAACAGCCCTCTTTAGCTCCAAAATATAACCATTCTAGCTTTCTTTTGAATTGTGTTAGCATActctttttcatctttaattCTAATTGTGCCTGTTTACTTAAAGTGAGTTTGACACAGCAAGAGTTTTACTTATCTGACCTGACATTTCTACCTCTCAAAAGTGCTTGGACCGTTTAAATTTAATGTAACTACTAATATGTAACATTGCATGAGTCCAGAGACTATCCACAGTTGAGGATCAATGATGCACCTAGCAAATTTAACCCTTAAGGGGTAAAGGCTCTGCAACAGAACTACCTTATTATATACCAGTAACATACCAGAATAAGTTCGAAAAGTGTTCCTTGGTCAACTTTCAGGAATTCTTGGTCCCAAACAGGAATATCATCTGTCCgcttttctttgttctcatcATCCTCAGGAGGAGGAGGGTCATCCTTGTGATGGGTGCACCACTGAATGACCTACAACAACAAATTCTTCTGACAATCTGTTACAAGACTTTCAGTTTAATGCTGGGAGCATCAATCCTACACTGGGATAAGAACTAGCTAAAGGGTGATCTAACAAAAAGTTAGagtcaacttttaaaaacaaagtttgcttattgcaaacacacacacaggaaggctGGACAAGTGAGCCTttacttccaccatgtggattcacAGACCAAACTCAGACCATCAAGCTTGGCAGGAAGAGGCATTACCCATTAAGTTATCTTGCTGGCCCTAAACTTGTTAGTTGCGCCAATTACCTTGTACTCCTGATCCTCCCACTACCCACCCCACATCCTCTGACAGTCAAGctcgaaagaaaaaaatgaagcttaaataatctttttaacttttaaggaTGAAAGATCTTATTAGATGTAACCAAATCATTCATAGCATTACACCTGattctgttaaaaacaaaaaaatggtagAGGGGCCATGTGTTTTGAGGCATACTTATAATCTAATAAAcagttgggggaaaaaaaagtaggagtctgagttccaggccagcctgagatggcaaggcttgtctcaaaaacataaaacaataaccTCCCCACAaaccaagaggctggagagatgactccgagattaagagcatttgctattcttacagaagacctaagttcagtacccagcactcaatgggaagctcacaactgcctgtatttttttctgtcttctagcctctgcagacAACTGAATGCAGATGGCACACTTAACAAAACACTTGTAcgcatatataaataaaaatcagagaggctggagagagtactcagtagttaagagcatctTGCTGCTATTCCACAGGAcatgggctcaattcccagcactcacatgataacccacaaccacctgtaactctagttccaggaggtttgatgccctcttctggcctcctcaggcaccaggcacacaaaggAAGGCACGacacctatatacatatacatatataaaataaaatgcagggctggggagacagttcagCCCTAGAGTGCTTGCTGAAGCTgagcacacgcatttaatcccagcactcgggagccagaggcaagtggagctctgtgagtttgaggccaacctggtctataaaagctagttctgggacaggctccaaagctacagagaaaccctgtcttgagtgTTTGCTGAACAAGCATTAAGGACCCAATTTTGAATCCTTAGCATCTATATAAAAAAGTTGAGACAACATGCACTTGCAAGCCCTAGAGCTTGTGGTatgtgggatggggagggaagcTTGTTTGTTACCAGTCTAGCTCTAGATTCAGGAGATAAGAGTCATATATCAGGAAATCTGATGTGCTCCTCTGGCTTCAGGTAGACATTcaaaacacatgtgtacacataccatacacaaacaaaaacaaatttattcatttacacTAAGAAACAATGGAAAGATTAAAAGTTAAGTTCATtaaaggtatggtggcacatgcctgcaattctagcacccacaaggcagcaggATTGCTTCcaagttgaaggccagtctgagctatcaaccaagaccccatcttaaaaaaaatcaaaccaagctgggcagtggtggcgcatgcctttaattccagcacttggaaggcagaggcagacagatctctgtgagttcgaagccagcctggtctacagagctagttccaggactggctccatagctactgagaaaccctgtctcaaaaaaacaaaacaaaagaaaacaaacaaaaaacaaccaacaacaacaaaaagaaaagccaaaccaagtttggcagtggtggcataagcctttaatcccaacactcaagaggcagaggcaagcagagctatctgagttctaggccaatctggtctacaaagtgagttccaggacacacagggctacacagagaaaccctgtctcaaaaaccaacaacaaaacaaacacaaaccaaagaaataaaacaagcactAGAGAGGCAAcagcaagcagatttctgtgagttcaaggccagtcttgtctacagagctagttccaggactggcttcatagctactgagaaaccctgttttgaaaaacaaagcaaaacaaaacttacCTGCGCTGGGTGTGTAGCTCAGTATCAGAACATATTTGAGACCCTAAATTCAATACCCAacaccaaaacaagaaaaacaaaaacaaaaaataactacTTACCTTTTTTAGAATTGCTGCATTAACATTTGGTAAAGGAACAGGATCATCATCTCCCTCATCATCCATTCCCAAATCTAAGAAATCCAGCAAGAGAGAAGCCATTATTTCCCAACTCCATAACAACATACTTAGTCAGGACTTCTagtgtgataaaacaccaaaagcaagttggagagaatttatttcatcttatacttctAGGTAACAGCCCGTCAAAAagtaggcaggaacctggaggcaggaactgaagcagaagccactggcttgctcctctgccttgctcagccagcttttgtttttttttatcttttttttttttttaaaaaaaataattatttattctcatgtatattggtgttttgcctacatttatgtctgtgtgagggtgtcagattttggagttagagacagttgtgagctgccatgtgggtactgggaattgaacccgggtcctctggaagagcaaccagtgctcttaaccgctgagccatctccccagccccagcttttgttttgttttgctttttttctttccttttttattttttttcaagatggagtttccctgtgtgtcctggaacttgttctatagaccaggctggctcgaactcaaaagaaatccacctgcctctgcctcccaagtgctggttcagccagcttttttttttttacaactcaggaccaccatcTAGGGGTAAGACAAATCCACAATGGGTCCCACCCACAACAATCATTAATCAGGAacacccccccccatacacacactcacaggtcAATCTGgtggaagcatttcctcaattTTACTGCAGCTTGTGCCAAGTAGACCTAAAACTATCTAGTATGGATGGGCatggggcacacacctgtcagtgATTTAATGAAGTATGAATAACTAAGGAACATCTTGAAAAGCTGAatcccattctctctctttttttaatatgacccatttttttttattatttgcttgTTTCTTATATTTGGAGTACTTTTGGGGGATATCCTTGGCCTAAGAGTCTTTGCCATAGTCCTCAGCCACTACACAACTGCAATAAACGTTACAGGGTTTCCTCTCTCCATCAATTtacacaacagtctgtaactccagttcaagaagAATCTGATGTTTTCTCCTGGCCTCTGGAGGGACTGCATGCACAGGgtgtatataaatacatgcagacaaaacacttaggTCAACCCGTAGGTACTGCAAATCTAGATGAGAACCAAAACAGACACTGCACTTGAGCACAAGGCACTCACTAAGGTCCTTTATAACAAGTTTCAATGGAGTGGTAAAGAGCAGGTCATCTCTCTCCCAGTAACTCCAATACTTGTCTTTCACCCCTTCCCACCttagagaaaacaaagacataaacaaaacaaaaagcctcaaGTTTATATATAACCCCCCAACACTGTTAAGAGAATCTACACGGTAAAATCTTTCTTTGTGTAACATATACTGATAATGCAGACAACATAAAATATTACCTTTATTTAAATACAAAGATATTTAGAAGAAGGCTTAAGTACTAATAAAGCTTCTCTAGTATTTAGCAGTGTTTTTAAGACTTTATATGAAAGTAGCAAAATACATTCCTTTAAGCTATttagtttcagggacttctgGTCAGTACCTGTCAGATAATGGTATGTGATACCATTATCTTAGACAAATAAGTCAATCCAAACGTATACATATCAAGATTTTCACTTCTAATTACTCTGAGTTTAAgagtttcattttgttcttaagTCATATGGAACCAACCAGAAACACTGtatatacaaaacaaaatcagtaagAAGCCAAATCCAAAGAACTCCAGACCTCAGGAGGCTAGAATCCTGTAAGCTGCAGGTACTTCCTATGAAACCATGCTGCTTTGAGCCCACAAATACAGAGGAAAAGACTCCTTTAACTACTGCTATCTATCATTCTACTTACTTCTGAGAGCAAAGCTGTCTGTACAAGTTTCTAGACAACTAAAGCTCTTAAAATTGGCAAATGCTTCTCTGAAGCAGGATAGGACAGATGAGCACATCAAACAACCGCTAAGATGAAGTGACTACTTCCATTGCTAAAACAAGTATTCAGGAAGCAAGTTTGCTGTCGGTTATTCACCTACTTTTATAAGACACCTGAATCACTTTCTCTGTATTGGGACCATTCCATACTCCCTCAATCAGCAGGTAACTTGATAAACCATGACTACAGGACATATCAAGGGGTTTACACACTTAATAGAAAGGATCATGCCCGGTGGTGGtagtggcagtgcacgcctttaatcccagtacttaggaggcagaagcaggtggatctcagtgagttcgaggccagcatggtctacagagcaagttccaggacagctaggacttttaaacagagaaaccctgttttgaaaaaacaaaaaagaaaggaccTACAATGTTTGTTACCAGAATATTGGACTTCAGGTGCCACATGACATGTACCAACTACCAAAGAGAATATGttcacagtttttattttaaaaagtcactcaCAAAGAAGACATTCTCCGTGCAATCAGTATTACGAGTTCTCTACCTCAGGTGAACTTGTCTAATTgtgcacaaagcct
The Microtus pennsylvanicus isolate mMicPen1 chromosome 11, mMicPen1.hap1, whole genome shotgun sequence genome window above contains:
- the Skp1 gene encoding S-phase kinase-associated protein 1; amino-acid sequence: MPSIKLQSSDGEIFEVDVEIAKQSVTIKTMLEDLGMDDEGDDDPVPLPNVNAAILKKVIQWCTHHKDDPPPPEDDENKEKRTDDIPVWDQEFLKVDQGTLFELILAANYLDIKGLLDVTCKTVANMIKGKTPEEIRKTFNIKNDFTEEEEAQVRKENQWCEEK